A genomic window from Cotesia glomerata isolate CgM1 linkage group LG7, MPM_Cglom_v2.3, whole genome shotgun sequence includes:
- the LOC123268610 gene encoding lysophosphatidylserine lipase ABHD12 isoform X2, whose amino-acid sequence MVYWILKKRTFKRAALWTIKIIIITYIIIFGICPFIFHYSYSFQRKILFLNFVHWPPSLDFEKPESIGLEGVRNFYLHTDENVKIGAWQMLPRSLLNDSTILNDEYFEATLANASKPVFLYMHGNSGNRGSSHRIELYKVFQDLDYHLIAFDYRSYGDSDPAELSEIGVVTDSKYVVRWVMNKVNNSAPVFVWGHSLGTGVSCHALDLLAAENIHPAGLFLESPFNNIADELRCHPFAQIFRHLPWFDWIIVQPFYGNNLRFESDKHSANIKCPIMILHAEDDSVVPFNLGEKLYEETLKTHGNDTEQVQMVRINASLELGHKYICRYKPLPSLIQNFVLQSVKNQVQ is encoded by the exons atggTATattggattttaaaaaaacgtaCATTTAAAag AGCCGCACTATggactataaaaataattattattacttacataattatatttggTATTTGTCCGTTTATATTTCATTACTCATACAGTTTCCAacgtaaaatactttttttaaatttcg tacacTGGCCACCTAGTCTAGACTTTGAAAAACCAGAGTCAATTGGATTGGAAGGTgtaaggaatttttatttacacactGATGAGAATGTTAAAATTGGAGCatg GCAAATGCTACCTCGATCTTTACTCAATGACTCTACAATACTCAATGACGAGTACTTTGAAGCAACTTTAGCAAATGCAAGTAAACcagtatttttatatatgcATGGCAATAGCGGAAACAGAGGAAGTAGTCATAGAATCGAATTATACAAAGTATTCCAAGATCTAGATTATCATTTAATTGCTTTCGATTATCGAA gcTACGGTGATAGTGACCCTGCTGAGTTATCAGAAATTGGAGTTGTTACTGATAGTAAATACGTAGTACGCTGGGTAATGAATAAAGTTAACAACAGTGCGCCTGTTTTTGTGTGGGGTCATTCACTTGGAACTGG AGTGTCCTGCCATGCTTTAGATTTATTAGCTGCCGAAAATATACATCCTGCaggattatttttagaatctccttttaataatattgctgATGAATTACGATGTCACCCTTTTGCTCAAATATTTAGACATTTACCATGGTTTGATTGGATAATTGTGCAGCCGttttatggaaataatttAAGGTTTGAGTCTGATAAGCATAGTGCTAATATAAAATGTCCCATAATGATATTACATGCTGAAGACGATAGTGTTGTACCATTTAATCTAGGtgaaaag ttataTGAAGAAACTTTGAAGACACATGGGAATGATACGGAACAAGTTCAAATGGTTAGAATAAATGCGTCATTAGAGCTTggtcataaatatatatgccGATACAAACCATTACCGTCACTTATACA gaACTTTGTATTACAATCTGTAAAAAATCAAGTTCAATGA
- the LOC123268610 gene encoding lysophosphatidylserine lipase ABHD12 isoform X3 translates to MKSYRAALWTIKIIIITYIIIFGICPFIFHYSYSFQRKILFLNFVHWPPSLDFEKPESIGLEGVRNFYLHTDENVKIGAWQMLPRSLLNDSTILNDEYFEATLANASKPVFLYMHGNSGNRGSSHRIELYKVFQDLDYHLIAFDYRSYGDSDPAELSEIGVVTDSKYVVRWVMNKVNNSAPVFVWGHSLGTGVSCHALDLLAAENIHPAGLFLESPFNNIADELRCHPFAQIFRHLPWFDWIIVQPFYGNNLRFESDKHSANIKCPIMILHAEDDSVVPFNLGEKLYEETLKTHGNDTEQVQMVRINASLELGHKYICRYKPLPSLIQNFVLQSVKNQVQ, encoded by the exons ATGAAATCATACAg AGCCGCACTATggactataaaaataattattattacttacataattatatttggTATTTGTCCGTTTATATTTCATTACTCATACAGTTTCCAacgtaaaatactttttttaaatttcg tacacTGGCCACCTAGTCTAGACTTTGAAAAACCAGAGTCAATTGGATTGGAAGGTgtaaggaatttttatttacacactGATGAGAATGTTAAAATTGGAGCatg GCAAATGCTACCTCGATCTTTACTCAATGACTCTACAATACTCAATGACGAGTACTTTGAAGCAACTTTAGCAAATGCAAGTAAACcagtatttttatatatgcATGGCAATAGCGGAAACAGAGGAAGTAGTCATAGAATCGAATTATACAAAGTATTCCAAGATCTAGATTATCATTTAATTGCTTTCGATTATCGAA gcTACGGTGATAGTGACCCTGCTGAGTTATCAGAAATTGGAGTTGTTACTGATAGTAAATACGTAGTACGCTGGGTAATGAATAAAGTTAACAACAGTGCGCCTGTTTTTGTGTGGGGTCATTCACTTGGAACTGG AGTGTCCTGCCATGCTTTAGATTTATTAGCTGCCGAAAATATACATCCTGCaggattatttttagaatctccttttaataatattgctgATGAATTACGATGTCACCCTTTTGCTCAAATATTTAGACATTTACCATGGTTTGATTGGATAATTGTGCAGCCGttttatggaaataatttAAGGTTTGAGTCTGATAAGCATAGTGCTAATATAAAATGTCCCATAATGATATTACATGCTGAAGACGATAGTGTTGTACCATTTAATCTAGGtgaaaag ttataTGAAGAAACTTTGAAGACACATGGGAATGATACGGAACAAGTTCAAATGGTTAGAATAAATGCGTCATTAGAGCTTggtcataaatatatatgccGATACAAACCATTACCGTCACTTATACA gaACTTTGTATTACAATCTGTAAAAAATCAAGTTCAATGA
- the LOC123268606 gene encoding 26S proteasome regulatory subunit 10B codes for MAAAMDPVREKALQDYRKKLMEHKEIESRLKEMREHLKDLTKQYDKSENDLKALQSVGQIVGEVLKQLTEEKFIVKATNGPRYVVGCRRQLDKNKLKSGTRVALDMTTLTIMRYLPREVDPLVYNMSHEDPGDVTYSAIGGLSEQIRELREVIELPLLNPELFQRVGITPPKGCLLYGPPGTGKTLLARAVASQLDANFLKVVSSAIVDKYIGESARLIREMFNYARDHQPCIIFMDEIDAIGGRRFSEGTSADREIQRTLMELLNQMDGFDSLGQVKMIMATNRPDTLDPALLRPGRLDRKIEIPLPNEQARLEILKIHALPIAKHGEIDYEAVVKLSDGFNGADLRNVCTEAGLFAIRLEREYVIQEDFMKAVRKVSDNKKLESKLDYKPV; via the exons ATGGCAGCAGCAATGGATCCCGTCCGGGAAAAAGCTCTGCAAGATTATAGAAAAAAGCTTATGGAACACAAAGAAATTGAGTCACGGCTAAAAGAAA tgCGAGAACATCTCAAAGACCTTACCAAACAATATGATAAATCGGAAAATGATCTTAAAGCACTCCAAAGTGTAGGCCAG ATTGTTGGAGAAGTATTGAAGCAGCTGACTGAAGAAAAAT ttattgTCAAAGCGACCAATGGTCCACGTTATGTCGTTGGATGTAGACGTCAactggataaaaataaattaaagtcagGAACCAGAGTAGCTCTTGATATGACTACTTTGACTATTATGCGGTATTTGCCCCGCGAAGTTGATCCTTTGGTCTACAATATGTCTCACGAAGATCCTGGTGATGTTACATATTCAGCTATCGGAGGATTAAGTGAACAGATTCGTGAGTTGCGAGAGGTTATAGAGCTGCCTCTATTGAATCCAGAACTCTTCCAACGAGTAGGAATCACTCCACCAAAAGGATGTCTTTTGTATGGACCTCCTGGAACTGGAAAAACATTGTTGGCCCGAGCTGTTGCTAGTCAACTTGATGCTAATTTCCTCAAAGTTGTCTCCAGTGCTATAGTTGATAAGTACATTGGAGAATCTGCTCGACTGATTCgagaaatgtttaattatGCTCGCGATCATCAGCcttgtattatatttatgGATGAAATTGATGCTattg gtggTCGACGATTTTCTGAGGGTACTAGTGCGGATCGTGAAATTCAAAGAACCCTTATGGAATTATTGAATCAAATGGACGGTTTTGACTCTTTGGGTCAAGTTAAAATGATCATGGCGACTAATAGACCAGATACTCTTGATCCAGCTTTGTTACGGCCAGGAAGATTAGATAGGAAAATTGAAATTCCGTTGCCTAATGAACAGGCACGTTtggaaattcttaaaattcaCGCACTTCCAATCGCTAAGCATGGAGAAATTG ATTATGAAGCAGTTGTTAAACTATCGGATGGATTCAATGGAGCTGATCTGCGTAATGTCTGCACAGAAGCAGGGTTGTTTGCAATTCGTTTAGAACGAGAATATGTTATTCAGGAAGACTTTATGAAAGCCGTCAGAAAAGTTTCTGACAACAAGAAGTTGGAGTCTAAGTTGGACTACAAAccagtataa
- the LOC123268611 gene encoding peptide methionine sulfoxide reductase: MPDQLEALKKATFGMGCFWACDALFGVAPGVTRTRVGYAGGTKPSPTYKNIGDHTEVVEIEYDPKTASFSQLLSLFWNNHEYGLTKKIKAQYASLILYHDDEQKIEAEKSLSEEQNKQGKNFTTQIKNFDKFYPAEDYHQKYRLQLHTYLVQSLGIATAADLHTPLATRLNGYVAGAGTLDQFEQDPVCKQLNEKQYDYIKKCLVENQGTGLYC, translated from the exons atgccTGATCAATTAGAAGCATTAAAGAAGGCAACGTTTGGAATGGGTTGTTTTTGGGCATGTGACGCTCTTTTTGGAGTGGCTCCCGGTGTAACAAGAACACGTGTTGGATATGCCGGTGGCACCAAGCCATCTCCAACATACAAAAACAT TGGTGATCATACGGAAGTTGTTGAGATTGAATATGATCCGAAAACAGCATctttttctcaattattgaGTTTATTTTGGAATAATCATGAATATGGActgaccaaaaaaataaaagctcAGTACGCATCGTTAATTCTCTACCACGACGATGAACAGAAAATAGAGGCAGAGAAGTCCCTTTCAGAAGAACAAAATAAAcagggaaaaaattttacaacacagataaaaaatttcgacaaATTTTATCCGGCTGAAga CTATCATCAAAAATATCGTTTGCAATTGCACACTTATCTCGTTCAATCCCTTGGCATCGCAACAGCTGCTGATCTTCATACACCATTAGCTACAAGATTGAATGGCTATGTAGCTGGAGCTGGCACTCTTGATCAATTTGAGCAAGATCCTGTTTGTAAGCAACTCAACGAAAAACAATATgactatattaaaaaatgtttagttGAAAATCAAGGTACAGGGCTTTACTGCTAA
- the LOC123268607 gene encoding tRNA (guanine-N(7)-)-methyltransferase non-catalytic subunit WDR4, with translation MSVSVFNSNIILCSGDNVISYNYKTKIELSIELPKLIISNNVKLHNNLDIEACHGITSITFSPDGEYYCVCTNRKQLCLFKRADNLLVFNKTLIRAASKVQFTPNNDIVVADKSGDAYLYRNSTVDDSKDGTLILGHLSMLLDVLVTKNNEFIITADRDEKIRVSKFPNAYNIQSYCLGHTKFVNNIVELPHDLDVLVSAGGDGAFKFWDFKNGIEIKSISYKDKINENDIYKLNENLRNLELTEVVDELPVKYLRLTKVDDNCSILMSSFYGNGNIIIYHVSGTLTSGLTVNFKQKIDEKNEPLECVFHQEQLWLLFDDGFKVFDLQNEIFVENTEITDNLNKVNESWRLLRSNVNKLNFYPILYKRKFDTIQEYQERKKSRLTSVIE, from the coding sequence ATGAGTGTTTCagtatttaattcaaatataattttgtgcAGTGGTGATAACGTTATATCATACAACTACAAGActaaaattgaattatcaatAGAACttccaaaattaataatcagcAATAATGTTAAACTTCATAACAATCTTGATATTGAAGCATGTCATGGTATAACCTCAATAACATTTTCACCTGATGGAGAATATTATTGTGTTTGCACTAATCGTAAGCAACTGTGTCTTTTTAAACGTGCTGATAATCTTCTTGTGTTTAACAAAACACTAATTAGAGCGGCTAGTAAAGTTCAATTTACTCCAAACAATGATATAGTAGTTGCTGATAAATCTGGTGATGCTTACCTGTACCGCAATTCAACTGTTGATGATTCTAAAGATGGAACATTAATTCTTGGACATTTATCTATGCTACTAGATGTTTTAGTGACTAagaataatgaatttattattacggCTGATCGAGATGAAAAAATTCGAGTATCTAAATTTCCCAATGCTTATAATATTCAATCATATTGCTTAGGACATACTAAATTTGTGAATAATATTGTCGAACTACCGCATGATCTCGATGTTTTAGTATCTGCTGGCGGAGATGGagcttttaaattttgggatttCAAAAAtggaattgaaataaaatctatcagttacaaagataaaattaatgaaaatgatatttataaacttaatgaAAATTTGCGTAACTTAGAATTGACTGAAGTCGTTGATGAATTGCCAGTGAAATATTTGAGACTTACAAAAGTTGATGATAATTGTTCAATTTTGATGTCAAGTTTTTATGGTAAtggtaatattattatttaccatGTTAGTGGCACTCTCACTAGCGGATTAACTGTTaactttaaacaaaaaattgatgaaaaaaatgaaccaCTCGAGTGCGTATTTCACCAAGAACAATTGTGGCTATTATTTGACGATGGATTTAAAGTTTTTGATcttcaaaatgaaatttttgttgaaaatactGAAATTACTGACAATCTTAATAAGGTAAATGAGTCGTGGAGATTATTGAGaagtaatgttaataaattaaatttttaccctATTCTTTATAAGAGGAAATTCGACACGATTCAAGAATatcaagaaagaaaaaaaagtcgatTGACAAGTGTAATTGAGTAG
- the LOC123268603 gene encoding homer protein homolog 2 produces MTSGKETMGEQPIFTCKAHVFHIDPKTKRSWVSASTAAVSVSFFYDSTRSLYRIISVEGTKAVINSTITPNMTFTKTSQKFGQWSDVRANTVYGLGFSSEAELGKFIEKFHEVKEATKVAGAKLQSNSSSVTPSTSANVSPITQRSCMPSSEQDLIDPPNSSMINSNTSASNNPNPNTSMISAQNSASSVSSSPLPGTCQSKVDEELKNAVHARSQQIALAQQQSIESPQHQGKSGQLSSNQVNQSSELQLKYENDRLKLALAQSSANAKKWEVELAMLKTNNTRLTSALQESTANVDEWKRQLQMYKEENARIKVRYTDLENGKISEGNSEALKLRVEALENELRTRNDELKAITMTAKNKDFISLQKENNELRHTLSVVHEQLELALSSNKVQKQNLETLNSRLAGYIQDLATVHREITNTLQT; encoded by the exons ATGACATCCGGCAAGGAAACGATGGG tgaacaACCAATTTTTACATGCAAAGCGCATGTATTCCACATAGACCCAAAAACCAAGAGGTCGTGGGTTTCAGCATCTACAGCTGCTGTGTCTGTATCTTTCTTTTATGATTCAACCAGAAGTTTATACAGAATTATTTCTGTCGAAGGGACAAAG gcGGTTATAAATAGCACAATTACTCCAAACATGACATTTACTAAAACTTCACAAAAATTTGGCCAATGGTCGGATGTGAGAGCTAATACTGTTTATGGTTTAGGTTTTTCATCAGAAGCTGAATTAGGAAAG ttcATTGAGAAATTTCATGAAGTCAAAGAAGCTACAAAAGTAGCTGGGGCCAAATTGCAATCAAATAGCTCTTCAGTAACCCCATCAACTAGTGCAAATGTCAGTCCAATCACTCAACGTTCTTGTATGCCTTCATCAGAACAAGATTTAATAGACCCTCCTAATTCCTCGATGATTAATTCAAACACATCGGCTTCAAACAATCCAAACCCAAATACAAGTATGATTTCTGCGCAAAATAGTGCATCTTCAGTCAGCAGTAGCCCTTTACCTGGAACTTGTCAATCTAAAGTTGATGAAGAGTTGAAAAATGCAGTTCATGCAAGGTCTCAACAAATAGCTTTGGCTCAACAACAGAGTATTGAAAGTCCACAGCATCAAGGAAAATCAGGGCAACTTAGTTCTAATCAAGTTAATCAGTCATCTgaattgcaattaaaatatgaaaatgatAGACTTAAACTTGCTCTTGCTCAGAGTTCTGCTAATGCAAAGAAATGGGAG GTTGAATTAGCGATgctcaaaacaaataatactAGGTTAACGAGTGCATTACAAGAGTCCACAGCTAACGTTGACGAATGGAAGCGACAGTTACAAAtgtataaagaagaaaatgcTCGAATTAAAGTAAGGTACACCGATTTAGAAAATGGAAAAATATCTGAGGGTAACAGTGAAGCTCTGAAATTAAGAGTTGAAGCATTGGAAAATGAATTAAGAACCCGTAATGATGAGCTGAAAGCTATTACTATGACtgcaaaaaataaagattttatt AGCTTGCAAAAAGAAAACAATGAACTTCGTCATACATTAAGCGTGGTTCACGAACAATTGGAGCTTGCGTTAAGTTCAAATAAAGTTCAAAAACAAAACTTGGAAACGTTGAACTCTCGATTGGCTGGTTATATTCAAGACTTAGCTACAGTGCATCGAGAAATTACGAACACACTGCAAACTTaa
- the LOC123268610 gene encoding lysophosphatidylserine lipase ABHD12 isoform X1, with protein sequence MQWIYLLAGFVPFVILDIWYMGIAALWTIKIIIITYIIIFGICPFIFHYSYSFQRKILFLNFVHWPPSLDFEKPESIGLEGVRNFYLHTDENVKIGAWQMLPRSLLNDSTILNDEYFEATLANASKPVFLYMHGNSGNRGSSHRIELYKVFQDLDYHLIAFDYRSYGDSDPAELSEIGVVTDSKYVVRWVMNKVNNSAPVFVWGHSLGTGVSCHALDLLAAENIHPAGLFLESPFNNIADELRCHPFAQIFRHLPWFDWIIVQPFYGNNLRFESDKHSANIKCPIMILHAEDDSVVPFNLGEKLYEETLKTHGNDTEQVQMVRINASLELGHKYICRYKPLPSLIQNFVLQSVKNQVQ encoded by the exons ATGCAATGGATATACCTCTTAGCTGGTTTCGTGCCATTCGTCATCCTTGATATTTGGTATATGGGAAT AGCCGCACTATggactataaaaataattattattacttacataattatatttggTATTTGTCCGTTTATATTTCATTACTCATACAGTTTCCAacgtaaaatactttttttaaatttcg tacacTGGCCACCTAGTCTAGACTTTGAAAAACCAGAGTCAATTGGATTGGAAGGTgtaaggaatttttatttacacactGATGAGAATGTTAAAATTGGAGCatg GCAAATGCTACCTCGATCTTTACTCAATGACTCTACAATACTCAATGACGAGTACTTTGAAGCAACTTTAGCAAATGCAAGTAAACcagtatttttatatatgcATGGCAATAGCGGAAACAGAGGAAGTAGTCATAGAATCGAATTATACAAAGTATTCCAAGATCTAGATTATCATTTAATTGCTTTCGATTATCGAA gcTACGGTGATAGTGACCCTGCTGAGTTATCAGAAATTGGAGTTGTTACTGATAGTAAATACGTAGTACGCTGGGTAATGAATAAAGTTAACAACAGTGCGCCTGTTTTTGTGTGGGGTCATTCACTTGGAACTGG AGTGTCCTGCCATGCTTTAGATTTATTAGCTGCCGAAAATATACATCCTGCaggattatttttagaatctccttttaataatattgctgATGAATTACGATGTCACCCTTTTGCTCAAATATTTAGACATTTACCATGGTTTGATTGGATAATTGTGCAGCCGttttatggaaataatttAAGGTTTGAGTCTGATAAGCATAGTGCTAATATAAAATGTCCCATAATGATATTACATGCTGAAGACGATAGTGTTGTACCATTTAATCTAGGtgaaaag ttataTGAAGAAACTTTGAAGACACATGGGAATGATACGGAACAAGTTCAAATGGTTAGAATAAATGCGTCATTAGAGCTTggtcataaatatatatgccGATACAAACCATTACCGTCACTTATACA gaACTTTGTATTACAATCTGTAAAAAATCAAGTTCAATGA